DNA from Homo sapiens chromosome 1, GRCh38.p14 Primary Assembly:
AAAACACACCAGTGCACACAAATATTCACGCATGTAGGTGCATGCAGAAACACATGCatcctcacacacatgcacatgagtACCCATGCAGGCCCACACAAACATGGGTGTAAGTGCatagacatgcacacacagtcacacaaaaATGCACAGACATGGATGCAGATATGCTGAGATATTCACACTTACGTGTGCATACACAGCTGCCTGCTCATGCCCAAGACGCCCCCGTGCACTCACACACTGGTGCACACACCATTGTTCAATTCATTTGGGAAAGAGCTCAGTGCCAGCGTTCTTTCCAGAGCCGGGGGGATGAGGCATCTTGTTGGGGGGGTCTCCCGTCTTAGGTGGAAGGCTGCTGCCCAGCTGCTACAGGCAGGGGAGGCAGGGACGGGCCCAGAGCCCCCCACCGGGATGACAGCTCCAGGCTGATTGTTTGGCTTGGCAAGGCAGTCAGGATGCTGCCTCGTAAACTTAATAATAGCTGCCCCCCTTTTAATTTGTTTGACCTTGAcgacaataatttattatatgcaCTGGAGCTCTGTCATCGTTTTTCTCCTGATTCATAAACAAAGCACTTGGCCCGGCTTCCTCCTCCACTCCCGAGCGGGGCCTTCTCCAGCCCACAGTGGCTGCCTGAGGCACAGGCAGGGCCGGGTGTCGCCCGGGGCTCCCTCTGAGGCACAGATTGGGGGGTCCTTTGGTCCTGCCcagggctgggccctggggacTCCACATGCCTGTTTCCAGGGCAGGCTGGTGGGCCCCAAGTTGAAGGCTGGAAGGAAGCAGTGCAGGACTGGCCAGCCTGGGTGCAGGCCCTGAGGCACCGTGGTGAGGGGGCCAGGTCTCCAGAGTCCCCTGATAGCCCTGGGCTGGGTCTCCAGCTCACTCACCACCACCTCGTTCTCTCTCTTGCAGAGGAGCCCACGTTCCGCTGTGACGAGTGTGACGAACTCTTCCAGTCCAAGCTGGACCTGCGGCGCCATAAGAAGTACACGTGTGGCTCAGTGGGGGCTGCGCTCTACGAGGGCCTGGCTGAGGAGCTCAAGCCCGAGGGCCTTGGCGGTGGCAGCGGCCAAGCCCACGAGTGCAAGGACTGCGAGCGGATGTTCCCCAACAAGTACAGGTGCCACGCCCTCCTCTGAGTCTTCCTCCCCTTCCCGTACCCTCCTCTGAGTCTTCCTCCCCTTCCCGTGCCCTCCTCTGagtcttcctcccctcccttcccccgccTCGCCCCCCAACAGGTGTAGACAAAGGGCCCCCTGGTGGGACACACCCTGGGGATATGTGCCCCTTCTGGGACACTGGCGCTGCGGGCAGAGCAGGTGCAGGATCCCGTGGCCAGAGCCGCAGGTGTCCCCTGGCTCCGACCGCAAATGTCCTGGCCCCAGAAAGCCACCTCCTAGGCTCATGGCCCTGCCTGCCAGGGCTGCGCTGCGGGGAGAAACTAGAAAGGAGAAAAACTCAGGCCAGAGCCCAGACCTGCAGCCGCTAAGCCCAAGGCTACTTCTGTAATAAGGTCCCAGACCGGGATGGGGGTGGCAGCACCCACCACCAAGGGATTCATGGTGGCCCCACCCTCCGGACACACGAGCAGCTCCTTCTCAGATGGTAGGCAAGAGCCAGAAGGGGTCACCCCTATCCCCAAGGCACCAGCCCTGCTCCCCACCAGGTGGCAGCGGACTGTCCCAGGAGGGGCTTCAGAGACATGAGCGGGCCCACGGTGGCCCTCCCCTGCCCTGAGACCAGGCAGGAGCCAGCATCTGGGGCCTGGGCGGCCTTGGGGACCTGTGGCCCCCGGGAAAGACAAGATTCCTGGTCTCTGTGGGGAGTGAAACCAGGACATTCAGTCCAGTGCTGTAAGGAGCTATGGAGACTTTTCCAACCTGGGCCCCTCCTCCTGCCTTTGAGGATTTCCTCCAGGACAGCCTCGCAAAGTCAGAGCAAAGCCCATCAGGCCACTAACCGGCTATGTGATTGCTGGGGATTACCGCCCATCCCCGCACCGCTCCCTGGGGACGGCAAACCCTCCACCCGGAACAGATGACTGAGAAAATAAACGTTTGGGCAAATCCCAACTGCGGCCCTTCCCAGTAAACGCCGCTCAAGAGGGTCCGTGTTTTCTTTACATAAACACATAAATCACAATTAACAACGGGGGAAAAGATACAGTCTCCTGATGCTCGGGAACCAGGCGTTTCTGATCTGAATGGATGGCTGGGCCCCGTAATTAACGAGCCGTGATATATCACTGCTTTGCTCATGAAGATTAACGGTCATCCCTGGGACAAGGGAAGCCGGGGGTCCCCCAAGAGCAGGGAATTAGAGCGACTCCTTCATCCAAGTGCAGCGGCCCCTCCGAGCAGCTGTGCTCGGGTCCCCTCCGTGTCACCTGGAGACCCCCGAGTGACTCCCGACCTGCGTCCTCGGTGTGTGCCCAGCACTCAGAGGGGCATCCTTGGGTTTGGGGGACTTGCcccactcctgggttcatgccagtGTTGAACCCCTTTTTTCTTAGGCCCAAGCCTAGCTGCAAGGCCAGGACCAGCTTGAGAGGCACCCAGGGAGTGTGGGCCGGGGTCCGGCACTGCCTCCAGCCGCCCTGGGGGTGGTCTTGGGTGAGGGATGGAACCATCCAGGTGCCGGCTTCCCCATCTGCTAGGGGAAGGCCGCCTCTGCCCCTCACAGCCCGGCCACGGCAGagaggaggtgggcagggagaCACCAGCATGTGCTCTGATCCCTCGGCAGCGTGGTGGGGGCTCCGAAGGGGCACTGGGAACAAGCTGTATGGTTGGGGTCCCCTCCCGGGCAGAGGGCAGGTAGTCGGGCCCCGCAGTGAGCCTCGTCCTCTGCGCAGCCTGGAGCAGCACATGGTCATCCACACGGAGGAGCGCGAGTACAAATGCGACCAGTGTCCCAAGGCCTTCAACTGGAAGTCCAACCTCATCCGCCACCAGATGTCCCACGACAGCGGCAAACGCTTCGAATGTGAAAACTGCGTGAAGGTAACCTGCGGGGCGGCCCCGTCTCAGCCCCGGGGCAGCAGGAGGCTGCAGACGGGCGCCCGCCCCCGTGCTCCCTACACCCCCTGGTCCAAATGTAGATGGAGTGCGGCAGAGTGGGTAGGAGGCCCCTGCGGTGGCTCGGGCCCTTCCGTGTgactaggaaggaaaggaagtcTCAGGGAAGACCGTGTCCCCCAGGTCAGAAGGATCAGGGCCGAGACCAGAACCCAGGCCCCTCCAGAGCGCGGCTCCTGTCCTCCCGCCGGTGTGGAAGGAAGAGGCTGGCGGGGCTGAGCCGAGCCTCCACCCCGAGCCCGCCAGGGTCTCAGCACCACAGCTGAAAACGCTTTCTGCAGCCCTGTCTCACGCAGCCTCAGTTCAGGAATTGTTCTTGAGGAAAGCAGCCGGGGAGGCTCTGCGGCTCACTTAAGGCCCTGCAGCGGGTCCTTGCTACACAGAGACCTGTCCCGGCCTGCTTGGTGCAGACTGCAACGTGGCAAGAGAGACAGGCAGGGCCCTGCCCCCCACAGCCGGTTGGTCCGCCAGCCAGAACCAGGCCAAGGCGGGTGTCCAGGCAGGGCACGCGCCAACGGCATCCGTCTCCCCAGGTGTTCACGGACCCCAGCAACCTTCAGCGGCACATCCGCTCGCAGCACGTGGGCGCTCGGGCCCACGCCTGCCCCGACTGCGGGAAGACCTTCGCCACGTCCTCCGGCCTCAAGCAGCACAAGCATATCCACAGCACGGTGAAGCCTTTCATATGTGAGTGGTCGCCCAGCCTGGCCGCCTGCCCTCCGGGTGCGCGGATGCCGTGGCGGTCGGGCCGAGGTGGGCCATCCCCCAAGGTCTCCCCCGATCCGAGGGGCCCCAGTTTGTTCATAAAGCACTCATGGCAGGTTCTGACATCTCTGCCGCGTGCAGCCTGGTCCCCGGCAGGCACCCTCTGAGTTTGTCCCTCACTGCTCCCCTTCCCCATCCCGTCCTCCTCCACGGCTCCCCTTGCTTCACCTCACAGGGGCTGGAGGGGGGCAGTGGGTGATGGGAGGGACCAGGGTCCTGCAGAAGGAGCTGGACCCTCCCTCCCTGTTGCTACTCCCGTCCCCCGAACTCACTCCCCACCTGTGCCGAGCTCCAGAAGGGCGTGCTTCTGTGCTGCCCTGCACGTGACAGTCTCAGCAGACACCCACTGGGATTGTCAGGGCGGTGTCTCTAGGGGGCCCTGTCTGTGCCCAGTGCTGTTCCAGTGCGGGGGCCAGCCCTGAATAAAAGACCAGCTGTCTTTAGGAGGCTCGCACACCAATGGGAGGAGACAGGCAAGCCAGACAAGCAAGGTGGCAGGCACAGCTCTGGGTGCAGCGGTGTGGGGTTACAGCCTCACAGGGGGCCAGGCTGGCAGCCTGGTGTGGGAGCTGAGACTGCCTGTTCGATGAGAGGCGTTCCAGCAAAGACACAAGGAGAGTGAGCCCTGGGCACCTGTGGAGGAGGCTCAGGAGGGAGCTGTGAGCGTAGAGGCCCAGAGGCCAGGGTTTGTTTAAGGAGTGAGTGAGCGGAGTGAGAAGAAAGGgccaggtggtggctcacacctgtaatcccaacactttgggcggcccaggcaggaagatcacctgaggccaggagttcaagaccagcctgagcaatgtagcaagacaccatttctaccaaaaaaaaaaaaattttttttttaattagccaaccacggtagtgtgtgcctgtggtcccagctgctcagggggctAAGGGCAAGAGGAtgtcctgagcccaggaattcgaggctgcagtaagccaagatcacaccactgcactccagcctgggcaacagagcaagactctgtaaagaaataaaaataaataagagaaaggtAAGAGGTCACCAGGGCCGGGTCCAAGGGGCCTTGTGGGCCAGTGCAGGGACTATGACCCTGATTCTCAGTGAAGTCAGAGGCCCCTGAAGGGTCCTGTCTGCTGGGCCTTGTGCCGAGTCATCGCTTCCCAAGCATTCTTACACAGCATCCTTACGAAAGCCTGAGAGTGGGGCCCTTCTGTCTCCAGTTGTCATAGGAGGAAAGGGAGGCTACAAGATGTTGAGTGACCGTGGGCTCAAGGCCAGGCTGTGGAGCCCAAATTTTAGCTTCAGGGGCCTGGCTCCTGGCCCCCGGCTGGGTGATTTGAACCTTCCAGGCTCCGTTGCATCAGCCTGGAGAGGCGGGGTGCTGGGAGCTTGGGAACCTGGACTCAGGTGTTCTTGCTGATGTGGGACCACTCAGGCACTGACCACTTGCACAAGAGGTGATGTCCGCCAGCCAGCCGGGCCCCTGTCAGCACCTGGGCTGTGCCCGTCCCACCCACCTCCCAAGCCCCAGCGTCCAGCCGTCCTGCTAGGGGTGACTCCGCCCCCAGCCTAACCTGGGCCACATGCCCCCACCAACTGAGGAACCAAAGGGAGATGGAGCTCTGCCTGCCGGCCGTTCCACAAGTACTGTTTTCCCATTTGCTGACCACCGATCTCCCAGGAGGAGCATGTGTGCAGTGTGCCCGGCTCCGGCACCCCGATACACAGTACCCCTTTCCTCTGGGAGAAGCCAGCACGGTGCGAGCTGGGCAGGAGTCAGGGGCTGGGGCGGGGGGTGACTGCTCCCAGCTGCAGGTCAAGTGACTCCAGTGAGAGCGGCACCAGTTGGTGCCTCAGATGACAACGTGGAGTTCTATAGCAAGCTCAGGAGCAAGAAAATTGGACCTAGGTTTAAACTTCCttgcctctctgggcctgcaGACGAGCGTTCTAAAGTCCCGTTGCATCGCTTTAATGATGTGCATTCCAAGAGCTGCAGCACCCTGGGCAGCTGGAGCCCACTGTTCCCACCACACTGCAGGCTGCTCCCCATCCCTCGTGGATGGAGTGAGGACAGGGAAACTCAACTGGCCCTGCCCCGCCTCGGCGACTCTTGCGCTTCTTGTCCACACACTCGGCTCACCTTTGTGCCTTGGCTTTTTGCTAAGGGGATAAAGCTTAAAGGAAAACCCCAGATGTGGGCAGATCGGGTTTATGAAGATTCTCATTCCCTTAGAAATTAGATCAGACACAAGCAACGCAGCCCTGGTATCCCCCAGGCCACTGCACAGTGTCCTTTGGTGCAACTGCAGAAGGGGGTCTTCAGGCTTGGAGAGGAGAATTTGCAAACAAGTGAGGGAGTCCAAATGGCGTGGCCCTTTCCAGGAATGGTCAGTTGCTTGCAGGAGAGGTCACAGCTGCGCAGGCGCTCATGGCCAGACTCCGTGTCCACCTGCTGGGTGACACACCCATGGCACAGGCAGATGGAAGCCCTAAGCCCCCACCTCACTGGCCACACAGACGGAGGGGGTGTCATTCCTGGTGGTGTCTTTCCCACCAAGGCGCTCACCTGTGCCCTGGGCTGTGTACAaacgtgtgtgtgcatgggtgtaaGAGAAGGGGTGGGTAGAGCGAGAGGAGAGGAGAACAGGACAGAGAGGAAGTATAATATCTGGGAATGAGGTGCACAGGCTCCCACTGGGCACTTTGCAGAAAGAGCCTTTGCTTTAATAAGTATGCAcgtgtgagagtgtgtgagtgtgggcGCGTGCAccggtgcgtgtgtgtgtgagagcgtGTGTGTGGACACATGAGCTGGTGCATGTGTCGGTGCGTGTGAGAgcgtgtgagtgtgggtgtgtgagctggtgtgtgtgtgagtgcatgagTGTGGGTGCGTGAGCTGGTGCCTGTGTTGgcatgtgtgagagtgtgtgagtgtgagcaCGTGAGCCGGTGCATGTGTTGGCGTGCatgagagtgtgtgagtgtgggcGCGTGAGCCGGTGCATGTGTTGGCACACGTGAGAGTGCATGAGTGTGGGCGCGTGAGCCGGTGCGTGTGTGTGAGCGCGTGTGGGCGCGTGAGCTGGTGCGTGTGTTGGAGGATGTGAGAGCACGAGGGTGGGCACGTGAgctggtgcgtgtgtgtgtgagagcgcATGAGGGTGGGCGTGTGAGCCAGTGCTTGTGTTGGCACGCATGAGAGTGAGGGGCGTGTGAGCCAGTGCATGTGTTGGCACGTGTGAGAGCATGTGAGGGTTGGCGTGTGAGCCGGGGCATgtcagtgtgtgtgagtgtgggcgTGTGGGCCGGTGCGTGTGTCGGCGCACGTGACAGCGTGAGTGTGGGCGCGTGTCTGTGAGTGCGAGTGTGGGCGTGTGAGTtgatgcatgtgagtgtgtgagtgtgggtgtgtgtgagtgagtgtgggcACGTGAgttggtgcgtgtgtgtgtgagagtgtgggCGCGTGAGTTGGTGCGTGTgggtgtgagagtgtgtgagtgGGGCACAGCCAGGGTGTGCTTGTTTGGCCGGCAGGGCTGAGTGCCTCCCCGAGGGCCAGGTAGGTGACCGAGGGGTATTTACAGACCCTCCCTCTGGAGGGTCACCTGTCCATCAGCAGCCCTCCAGAGAGGGCAGATTTGATGAAACGAGACAAAGTTCTTCTCCCCTCAGCCTTGAAAACGCCCCGCCAGGCTGGACGAGCAGGAAGGTAGAGCGGTTAATATAAATAGATATCGTGATGAAAGAACACGATCATCTTAGGGGAAAAGCTCCCAGCTGGAGTCGAAGGAGATCAGGCAGCCGACGATTTCTGGTGAGCAAGAAGCTTGCTGAAATCATTGTTTCCACCACGCCGTGTTTAGGAAGCAAATTGTCCTACAGAGAGAGACACTCGccgggatgtgtgtgtgtggtgtgcgtgtctgtggtgtgtgtgtgcgtgtgtgtggtgtatgtgcatgtgtgtggtttgtgtggtgtgtgtagtgtgggtgtgtgtgtggtgtgggtgtgagtgtgtgtggttgtgtgtgggtgtgtggtgtgggtgtgtgtggtgtatgtgtgcatgtgtgtggttgtgtgtgggtgtgtggtgtgggtgtgtgtgtggtgtttgtgtgcatgtgtgtggttgtgtgcatgtgtgtggtgtggttgtgggtgtggtgtgtgtgtatgtgcatgtgtgtggtgtgggtgtgtgtgcgtgtggggGGTGTGGTTGTGTGTTTGCATGGGGGGGTGTggggggtgtgcatgtgtgtgtgctgtgtgtgcatgtgtgtgattgtgtgtgtacGAATGTGGTGTGTggttgtgtatgtgcatgtgtatgaatgtgtgtggttgtgtgtgtgcgtgtgtgtggtgtgtgtgcatgtgtatgaatgtggtgtgtggttgtgtgtgctgtgtgtgtgcatgtgtagatgtgtgtgtgttcctcccttttttcttagaaaaacaagAGGCAAAAGACAAGCTGGTGATTCGCTGACAACCGTTCACAGGCCTTTAGGAAAATGGCCGGAACCCCCAGGCCGCTGGGTCCTGGAGTCTAGCTGGGCCGGCACTGCCCTCTCCTGTTGAGAGAAGATGCTGGCACTCGCCAGCCAGAGCCGGGCACTGCCGCTTCCATCCCAGTCTGAGGAGGTTCCCAGTAGTAGGATTTTCACTTTTCTCAAGCAGGGAATAGTCCCTCTGCATAGGGCTCCTGCCCGGGGTGACCTCCTATCCATGTCCACCTCCAGCCATCTCCAAAGGGTAGTTGAGTACTGCCAGGAGCCCCAAAGTCCGGGATCCCCGAGTTGGGGCCTCCTGAGAACCTCAGGAACTGTCTGTGTCAACCCAGAGGCTGCCTTCTCCGGGGTGCAGGCAGCAGGATCTGGTGCggagaggggaggtgggaggacaCTAGGAACACTGTGAACTTCTAGAGAGCAGGAGGCACAGTCTGCGTGGTCAGcgtcctgcccccacccctgctaGAACAGCTGCAAAAGTGAAGACGAAGGCAGGGCGGGCCCTGAGCCAGCTTGCCCTGAATCCACTGATGGAGTGGCAGACACCATCACATGCATTCGCTTTCCCCGTGCCCCGCCCTGGAGAGCAGGTTCACCTTCCCCAGGGACTTCTGAAAATCTTGGCTCCTAAACTAGCAACACCGTGGGGTAGGAGGGTGGAAACAGCAGTGGCAAGCCCATTCTCCAGCAAAGAAGGTGGCGGCACAGCAGGAACTGTACCAACCGGCCCCCCGATCTGTGCTGGTCACTGGAGGCCAGTCTTGGGTGgggcgcatgcacacacacatatgtttccACATGCtcatgtgtgcacacgtgtgcacactCAGACACGCACGCTTGCAGAATACACACACGCCTGCCCAGACACGGACACttacgcacacagacacacatgcacctgcctgtgtatttgtgtgtacgCACACACGCATGTATGCAcagtacacacatatacacccatGCCCACGCACATGCACCCAGACAGACTGCTTCCAGCCCCAGCCTCGCCCCTCCAGCGGCTGGCTTTCCCAGTAATTTCATGTGGCGTTTTCAGCAGGGTTTCCCGGTCATTTCATGCGGGTTTGTCTTGGCTTCTGCTGATGTTTTAGGTGAGGTCTGCCACAAGTCCTACACGCAGTTCTCCAACCTGTGCCGGCACAAGCGGATGCACGCCGACTGCCGCACGCAGATCAAGTGCAAGGACTGTGGCCAGATGTTCAGCACTACCTCCTCCCTCAACAAGCACCGGCGCTTCTGCGAGGGCAAGAACCATTACACGCCGGGCGGCATCTTTGCCCCGGGCCTGCCCTTGACCCCCAGCCCCATGATGGACAAGGCAAaaccctcccccagcctcaaTCACGCCAGCCTGGGCTTCAACGAGTACTTTCCCTCCAGGCCGCACCCGGGGAGCCTGCCCTTCTCCACGGCGCCTCCCACGTTCCCCGCACTCACCCCCGGCTTCCCGGGCATCTTCCCTCCATCCTTGTACCCCCGGCCGCCTCTGCTACCTCCCACATCGCTGCTCAAGAGCCCCCTGAACCACACCCAGGACGCCAAGCTCCCCAGTCCCCTGGGgaacccagccctgcccctggTCTCCGCCGTCAGCAACAGCAGCCAGGGCACGACGGCAGCTGCGGGGCCCGAGGAGAAGTTCGAGAGCCGCCTGGAGGACTCCTGTGTGGAGAAGCTGAAGACCAGGAGCAGCGACATGTCGGACGGCAGTGACTTTGAGGACGTCAACACCACCACGGGGACCGACCTGGACACGACCACGGGGACGGGCTCGGACCTGGACAGCGACGTGGACAGCGACCCTGACAAGGACAAGGGCAAGGGCAAGTCCGCCGAGGGCCAGCCCAAGTTTGGGGGCGGCTTGGCGCCCCCGGGGGCCCCGAACAGCGTGGCCGAGGTGCCTGTCTTCTATTCCCAGCACTCATTCTTCCCGCCACCCGACGAGCAGCTGCTGACTGCAACGGGCGCCGCCGGGGACTCCATCAAGGCCATCGCATCCATTGCCGAGAAGTACTTTGGCCCCGGCTTCATGGGGATGCAGGAGAAGAAGCTGGGCTCGCTCCCCTACCACTCGGCGTTCCCCTTCCAGTTCCTGCCCAACTTCCCCCACTCCCTTTACCCCTTCACGGACCGAGCCCTCGCCCACAACTTGCTGGTCAAGGCCGAGCCAAAGTCACCCCGGGACGCCCTCAAGGTGGGCGGCCCCAGTGCCGAGTGCCCCTTTGATCTCACCACCAAGCCCAAAGACGTGAAGCCCATCCTGCCCATGCCCAAGGGCCCCTCGGCCCCCGCATCCGGCGAGGAGCAGCCGCTGGACCTGAGCATCGGCAGCCGGGCCCGTGCCAGCCAAAACGGCGGCGGGCGGGAGCCCCGCAAGAACCACGTCTATGGGGAACGCAAGCTGGGCGCCGGCGAGGGGCTGCCCCAGGTGTGCCCGGCGCGGATGCCCCAGCAGCCCCCGCTCCACTACGCCAAGCCCTCGCCCTTCTTCATGGACCCCATCTACAGGTATTCAGCACCCCAGCCTCACTGGCTCTCCCTGGGGCGGGGCCGCGGCGGTGCTGGGCGGGCTCAGTGCATGGTGGTGTCTCTTTCAAGCTCCTCCAAGGTCGTCCCCCGGCCTTTGCTGACTTCAGGAAGATGCCCCTGTTCTTGGGGGGGTCTGCACCCCTCAGGAGGGATGCCTGGCTTGGCTGCTCCTAAGCTAGGTGCCTGGCCCGGGCCGTgtttgggaggccaggacggGTGCTCCTGGACACGTGCAGTTTGCTTGCACCGATGACCACTCAGACATCACACTGCTGGCCTCGAGCGCCTCCTATCCCCAGtaaccccaccccccaccccaacccacacccttccccacccctctctCCAGCTGTCGTCTCTGGTCTAGCTCTCCCCAGCCTCTACCTGCAGAAGTCAGAGGGGCCTGGGCTGAGTGCTTCCTGCCCCTCCTGGTGCGCTCCTGCCCCTGGAGCCACAGCGGCagggggaatggggagggggTGTCTTTCTGGGGGCCCCGGGGGAATCAGAGAAGGAGCCAGTGGTCcttggaggggaggaggaggcgaGGGATGAAGCAAGCATTGGAGGGTTTTCTAGGCACCAGTGTCCTGTGTCTCTGATGCCTCTCTTGGGGAAAGGCGAGTTTAATGCCACTCCCTAATTTCTGGACAGGTTTGCCCCTCCCTAGAATGCAGGTGGGTTGGAAGAGCAGGGCTAGGCTTGGGGAGGGGGTCCTACCCCCACCAGCACCTGTCCCTGTGCTCCCCGCTTCGCCATGCAAGGAGACAGGCAGGAGACCCTGAGCAAGTCCTGTCCTAATAAAGCAAAAGCGGCCAGTCATAGACATGCTGGGGGTGCTGTGTCTTGCAACGGGGTGGCAGGTTTACCAAAGCGCTCTCAGTGATGGGAAAGAGGCTCCCAAATCTAACCCTCACTATGGGAACCCAGGCAGACAGAGAAGAGCAGGCTGCCTTCAAGAGCCACCAGGCCAAAGGAGGGTCAGTGGATAGCCCTGCCCACGGCCTCTGTTTACCACAGGAGGTTTGCATTGTGATTCAGTGAGCAGGCTTGTCACCGGCATCTGGGGAAGGTTCTGGAACTGTAATCTCCAGCAGCCCTGGAGGGTGTTTAGACAGGGCCCTGTCTGGGTGCTGCAGGAAGCCCCTGGTGACCTCCCCAGGACAGAAACCTGCTGGCCACTCACGTTCATCAGCACACACGGGCAGCACACCCCGTGCCAGGGGCCGGGTCAGAGAAGGAGCGGAGGAGGCCTTGAGCCTCTGGTGTGAGCCACGCTCTGCTGTGAGCAGGTCCAGGGACCCCCTTCAGAGTGGTCCCCACTCATGCAGGGCTGACCGGCCAGTTAGGCCGGGGTGCACGGGGCCTTCAGAGAAAACTCCAGCCGCCTGCACTTAGCACCCATGACCTGCAGGGGTGCTGGCAGCCAGGGGTCTTTGAAGGCCCTCGAGGGGACCTTGGAGGCATGGGAGGTGTGAGGGAACCACTGAGGGAGAGTGTTCAGGGGCAGGTGGTGACAGGGAGGGTCCGTCTAggggtgcaggtgggctgggcTCCCGACATCCCCAAGGCCCACAGAGGAGTCTGGTGAGCGTTGGGGCAGCCACGGCGAGGTCCACACCATGGCCTTGTGACTGGCCAGGTATATGGTCAGGCGGGGTGGGCGGCTCTGTGGAGCGGGTGGCTCGGCGGGGCGGGCGGCTCGGTGGGGTACGTAACCCTCTGTGCTGTTGTCCAGCAGGGTAGAAAAGCGGAAGGTCACAGACCCCGTGGGAGCCCTGAAGGAGAAGTACCTGCGGCCGTCCCCGCTGCTCTTCCACCCCCAGGTACGTCCTCAGTGCAGGTCAGGGCGCCCTGTAACCCACACGCCAGTGGCCCCATCTCCCGGCTGTCGAGGCTCAGTGGCCAGGCTGGAGCCTAAGTCCCCGTCCAGGCCATACCACGCACAGACGCCCTCAAAGGCAGAGGAGGATT
Protein-coding regions in this window:
- the PRDM16 gene encoding histone-lysine N-methyltransferase PRDM16 isoform 2 (isoform 2 is encoded by transcript variant 2) — encoded protein: MRSKARARKLAKSDGDVVNNMYEPNRDLLASHSAEDEAEDSAMSPIPVGPPSPFPTSEDFTPKEGSPYEAPVYIPEDIPIPADFELRESSIPGAGLGVWAKRKMEAGERLGPCVVVPRAAAKETDFGWEQILTDVEVSPQEGCITKISEDLGSEKFCVDANQAGAGSWLKYIRVACSCDDQNLTMCQISEQIYYKVIKDIEPGEELLVHVKEGVYPLGTVPPGLDEEPTFRCDECDELFQSKLDLRRHKKYTCGSVGAALYEGLAEELKPEGLGGGSGQAHECKDCERMFPNKYSLEQHMVIHTEEREYKCDQCPKAFNWKSNLIRHQMSHDSGKRFECENCVKVFTDPSNLQRHIRSQHVGARAHACPDCGKTFATSSGLKQHKHIHSTVKPFICEVCHKSYTQFSNLCRHKRMHADCRTQIKCKDCGQMFSTTSSLNKHRRFCEGKNHYTPGGIFAPGLPLTPSPMMDKAKPSPSLNHASLGFNEYFPSRPHPGSLPFSTAPPTFPALTPGFPGIFPPSLYPRPPLLPPTSLLKSPLNHTQDAKLPSPLGNPALPLVSAVSNSSQGTTAAAGPEEKFESRLEDSCVEKLKTRSSDMSDGSDFEDVNTTTGTDLDTTTGTGSDLDSDVDSDPDKDKGKGKSAEGQPKFGGGLAPPGAPNSVAEVPVFYSQHSFFPPPDEQLLTATGAAGDSIKAIASIAEKYFGPGFMGMQEKKLGSLPYHSAFPFQFLPNFPHSLYPFTDRALAHNLLVKAEPKSPRDALKVGGPSAECPFDLTTKPKDVKPILPMPKGPSAPASGEEQPLDLSIGSRARASQNGGGREPRKNHVYGERKLGAGEGLPQVCPARMPQQPPLHYAKPSPFFMDPIYSRVEKRKVTDPVGALKEKYLRPSPLLFHPQMSAIETMTEKLESFAAMKADSGSSLQPLPHHPFNFRSPPPTLSDPILRKGKERYTCRYCGKIFPRSANLTRHLRTHTGEQPYRCKYCDRSFSISSNLQRHVRNIHNKEKPFKCHLCNRCFGQQTNLDRHLKKHEHENAPVSQHPGVLTNHLGTSASSPTSESDNHALLDEKEDSYFSEIRNFIANSEMNQASTRTEKRADMQIVDGSAQCPGLASEKQEDVEEEDDDDLEEDDEDSLAGKSQDDTVSPAPEPQAAYEDEEDEEPAASLAVGFDHTRRCAEDHEGGLLALEPMPTFGKGLDLRRAAEEAFEVKDVLNSTLDSEALKHTLCRQAKNQGSLDAWLKVTGATSESGAFHPINHL
- the PRDM16 gene encoding histone-lysine N-methyltransferase PRDM16 isoform 1 (isoform 1 is encoded by transcript variant 1) gives rise to the protein MRSKARARKLAKSDGDVVNNMYEPNRDLLASHSAEDEAEDSAMSPIPVGPPSPFPTSEDFTPKEGSPYEAPVYIPEDIPIPADFELRESSIPGAGLGVWAKRKMEAGERLGPCVVVPRAAAKETDFGWEQILTDVEVSPQEGCITKISEDLGSEKFCVDANQAGAGSWLKYIRVACSCDDQNLTMCQISEQIYYKVIKDIEPGEELLVHVKEGVYPLGTVPPGLDEEPTFRCDECDELFQSKLDLRRHKKYTCGSVGAALYEGLAEELKPEGLGGGSGQAHECKDCERMFPNKYSLEQHMVIHTEEREYKCDQCPKAFNWKSNLIRHQMSHDSGKRFECENCVKVFTDPSNLQRHIRSQHVGARAHACPDCGKTFATSSGLKQHKHIHSTVKPFICEVCHKSYTQFSNLCRHKRMHADCRTQIKCKDCGQMFSTTSSLNKHRRFCEGKNHYTPGGIFAPGLPLTPSPMMDKAKPSPSLNHASLGFNEYFPSRPHPGSLPFSTAPPTFPALTPGFPGIFPPSLYPRPPLLPPTSLLKSPLNHTQDAKLPSPLGNPALPLVSAVSNSSQGTTAAAGPEEKFESRLEDSCVEKLKTRSSDMSDGSDFEDVNTTTGTDLDTTTGTGSDLDSDVDSDPDKDKGKGKSAEGQPKFGGGLAPPGAPNSVAEVPVFYSQHSFFPPPDEQLLTATGAAGDSIKAIASIAEKYFGPGFMGMQEKKLGSLPYHSAFPFQFLPNFPHSLYPFTDRALAHNLLVKAEPKSPRDALKVGGPSAECPFDLTTKPKDVKPILPMPKGPSAPASGEEQPLDLSIGSRARASQNGGGREPRKNHVYGERKLGAGEGLPQVCPARMPQQPPLHYAKPSPFFMDPIYSRVEKRKVTDPVGALKEKYLRPSPLLFHPQMSAIETMTEKLESFAAMKADSGSSLQPLPHHPFNFRSPPPTLSDPILRKGKERYTCRYCGKIFPRSANLTRHLRTHTGEQPYRCKYCDRSFSISSNLQRHVRNIHNKEKPFKCHLCNRCFGQQTNLDRHLKKHEHENAPVSQHPGVLTNHLGTSASSPTSESDNHALLDEKEDSYFSEIRNFIANSEMNQASTRTEKRADMQIVDGSAQCPGLASEKQEDVEEEDDDDLEEDDEDSLAGKSQDDTVSPAPEPQAAYEDEEDEEPAASLAVGFDHTRRCAEDHEGGLLALEPMPTFGKGLDLRRAAEEAFEVKDVLNSTLDSEALKHTLCRQAKNQAYAMMLSLSEDTPLHTPSQGSLDAWLKVTGATSESGAFHPINHL